DNA from Mesorhizobium sp. DCY119:
TACCGCAATCGATGCGCAGCGCCATCGCCGCCGGTATCGGCCTGTTCCTGGCGATCATCGCGCTGAAGAATTCCGGCATCGTGGCGGCCAGCGACGCGACCTTCGTGACGCTCGGCGACATCACCCAGACCGGGCCGCTGCTTGCCATTCTCGGCTTCTTCATCATCGCGGCACTGGATGCGCTGAAGGTACGCGGGGCGATCCTGATCGGCATTCTCGTGGTGACCGTGCTGTCGATGCTGCTCGGCGTCAGCCAGTTCAACGGCGTGGTCTCCGCGCCGCCCAGCCTGCTGCCGACCTTCCTGCAGCTCGACATTCCGGGTGCCCTGCACAGCGGTCTGGTGCATGTCATCCTTGTCTTCGTGCTGGTCGAAGTCTTCGATGCCACTGGCACGCTGATCGGCGTCGCCAAGCGCGCCGGCCTGATCCAGGAAGGCAAGCCCAACCGGCTCGGCAAGGCGCTGCTGGCCGACAGCACGGCCATCGTTGCCGGCTCGCTGCTCGGCACGTCCAGCACGACCGCCTATGTCGAAAGCGCCTCCGGCGTGCAGGCAGGCGGGCGCACCGGCCTGACCGCGCTGGTGATTGCGCTGCTGTTTCTGGCCGCGCTGTTCTTCTCGCCGCTGGCGGGCTCGGTGCCTGCCTATGCGACGGCGCCGGCACTTCTCTATGTCGCCGGCCTGATGATGCGGGAGCTGGTCGAGATCAAGTGGGAAGACGTGACGGAAGCAGCACCGGCGGCCCTTACCGCGCTGATGATGCCCTTCACCTATTCCATCGCCAACGGTCTGGCTTTCGGCTTCATCAGCTATGCCGTGCTGAAGACGCTGACCGGCCGTCCCGGTGAAGTGCACCCGGCAACGTGGATCGTGGCGGCACTCTTCGTGATCCGCTTTGCTTTCTTCGTGGGATAACCCGAAAAACGCTTGCGGCCTCGCTTACAGCGGGGCCGCTTCTCGGAAGACCTACGGCCCGTTGCCGAAATAGACCAGGCGCGTGAACAGCGTGTAATCGGCCTCGAACACCATCATAAGCGTGAACACAAGCACCAGCACCGGCGGCAATATGATCGCATAGGCCAGCGCCAAGCGCTCCCAGGCCATGTGCATGAAGACGGCGACGATGAGCCCGGCCTTCAGCATCATGAAGATCAGGATCAGCGTCCATCTGAGATAGCCGTGGACGCCGAAATAATCGACCATGTAGGAGCAGGCGCTGAGGATGAACAGCCACGCCCAGACCACCAGATAGAGCTTTATCGGGTGTTCCTGGTGAGCGTCGGCTGGCACTGCCGCTCCGTCATGCGTGTGTACGGCGTGCAGCCCATGCTGTCCTTGGCCGTGTGCGGTTGCTTCAGCCATGTCTCGTCCTCACCAGAGATAGAAGAATGCGAAGATGAACACCCACACCAGATCGACGAAGTGCCAGTAGAGTCCCATGATCTCGACGCTCTCGTAATTGCCCTTGCGACTGGTGAAAAAGCCCTTTCGGGCGGTGTCGTAGTCGCCTCGCCAGACTTTTCGCGCCGTTATGATCAGGAAGATCACGCCGATGGTGACGTGGGTGCCGTGGAAGCCGGTGATCATGAAGAAGCAGGAGCCGAACTGTGCCGCGCCCCATGGATTGCCCCATGGGCGCACGCCTTCGGTGATAAGCTTGGTCCACTCGAAGGCCTGCATGCCGACGAAGGTAGCGCCGAGCGCTGCGGTCAGAAGCATGAGGATGGCGGTCTTGCGGCGGTCGTGGCGGTAGCCGAAATTCACCGCCATCGCCATGGTGCCGCTGGATGAGATCAGCACGAAGGTCATGATCGCGATCAGGATCAGCGGAACCTCGGTGCCGCCGATGTTCAGCGCGAACACCTCGCTCGGATTTGGCCACGGCACGCGCGTCGAGATGCGCGCGGTCATGTAGGAGAGCAGGAAGCAGCCGAAGATGAAGGTGTCGGAGAGCAGGAAGATCCACATCATGGCCTTCCCCCAGGAGACGTTCTTGAACGCCCGCTGATCGGAGGCCCAGTCGGCCGCAATGCCCTGCCAGCCCTCCGGCCGCTGCGCTGTGGGGTTGATCTGCGTCACTGTTGTTTCTGCCATGGCCCTAGCTCAGCAATTGGCGGCAAATGTCGATGAAATTGGCTGCCCACCCGGCCAGAAGCACGAAGATGGCGAGCCAGATGAACAGCAGGAAGTGCCAGTACATGGCACATAGCTCGACGCTCAGGTTCAGGCGCTGCCGGTCGTTCGGTGCGTCGCTCCAGGCCTTGGCGGTCGTGCGACCCAATCCGAACAGGCCGCCCAGAATATGCAGGCCATGCATGCCGGTGATCAGGTAGAAGAAGCTGTTGGCCGGGTTGCTCGACAGGTAATAGCCGTCGGCAACGAGGTCGCGCCACGCCTGGAGCTGGCCGATCAGGAAGGCCAGTGCGGTCAGGCCGCCGGTGATGAGGCCGAGCCGGACCATGCGGATGTCCTTGCGGCGGGCCGCAACCAGCGCGCATTGCAGCGCCACGCTGCTCAGCACCAGCATGCCGGTGTTCAGCCACAGCAGCTTCGGCACCGGCATGGGCCGCCAGTCCGACAGCCCCATGCGCATGAAATAGGCGCTGGTGAACAGGGCAAAGAGAGCGCCGACGACGGCAAGGAAGACACCGAGCCCGACCTTCGCCGGTGGCATAGAGCCGGATTCGGTTCCGGGGAATGCTCCGGCAGAGCCCTGCTCAAGCCACGGCTTGGACATCAGCCGCTGATGTGACAGCCACCAGCCGGAGATGCCGACGATAACGGCCAGGAAGACCAGGATCACGCTCATGCCGGCTCCCTCGAGGGGCCGAACGAACCCGGCTCGTTTTGCGGGATGAAGTCCTGCGGCGCTCCCGGCACGCTGTAATCATAGGCCCAGCGATAGACGATCGGCAGTTCCTTGCCGAAATTGCCGTGGGTCGGCGGGGTATGAGCCGTCTGCCATTCGAGCGTGGTGGCACGCCATGGATTGCCGCCGGCCTCCTTGCCGTTACGGATGCTCCAGATCAGGTTGAACAGGAACACCAGCTGCGCGAAGCCGACGATGAAGGCCATGATGCTGATGAAGGCATTCAGGTGGTGCGCCGACTCTCCGATGAGCCCCATGTCGCTCAGCTCGTTGTAGCGGCGCGGCACGCCCATCAGGCCGAGATAGTGCATCGGGAAGAAGATCAGATAGGCGCCGACGAAGGTGACCCAGAAGTGGAACATGCCCATGGCGTGGTTGAGCATGCGGCCGGTGACCTTCGGGTACCAGTGATAGATCGCGCCGAAGATCACCATGATTGGCGCTACGCCCATGACCATGTGGAAATGGGCGACCACGAACATGGTGTCCGATAGCGGCACGTCGACCACGACATTGCCCAGGAACAGGCCGGTCAGCCCGCCATTGACGAAGGTGACGATGAAGCCCAGCGCAAACAGCATCGGGATGGTCAAATGGATGTCACCGCGCCACAGCGTCAGCACCCAATTGTAGACCTTGATGGCTGTCGGGATGGCGATGATCAGCGTGGTGGTGGCGAAGAAGAAGCCGAAATAGGGGTGCATGCCCGAGACATACATATGGTGCGCCCAGACCACGAAGGAGAGCGCGCCGATACCGACGATCGCCCAGACCATCATGCGGTAGCCAAAGATGTTCTTGCGCGCATGGGTGCTGATCAGGTCCGACACGATGCCGAAAGCGGGCAGGGCGACGATGTAGACTTCCGGGTGGCCGAAGAACCAGAACAGATGCTGGAACAGGATCGGGCTGCCGCCTGAGTGCTGCAGCTGCTCGCCCATCTCGACGATTGCCGGCATGAAGAAGCTGGTGCCGAGAACGCGGTCGAGCAGCATCATGACGCAGGCGACGAACAGCGCCGGGAAGGCCAGCAGCGCCATGACGGTGGCGGTGAAGATGCCCCAGACGGTCAGCGGCATGCGCATCAGGGTCATGCCGCGCGTGCGGCCCTGCAGCACGGTCACGACGTAGTTGAGGCCGCCCATGGTGAAGCCGATGATGAACAGGATGAGCGAGGAAAGCATCACGATGATGCCCCAGTCCTCGCCGCCGGGCGTGCCAGCCATGATGGCCTGCGGCGGATAGAGCGTCCAGCCGGCGCCGGTCGGGCCGCCGGGGGCGAAGAAGCCCGCGACCAGCAGCAGGACGGCGAGCAGGTAAATCCAGTAGCTCAGCATGTTGACATAGGGGAAGACCATGTCGCGCGCGCCGACCATCAGCGGGATCAGGTAGTTGCCGAAACCGCCAAGGAAGAGCGCTGTGAGCAGGTAGATCACCATGATCATGCCGTGCATGGTGATGAACTGGTAATAGGCTTCGGGGGTAATGAAGTCGAAGGTGCCGGGAAAGCCGAGCTGGAGCCGCATCAGCCAGGACAGCACGAGTGCTACCAGGCCGATCGCCAGCGCCGTGCACGAATACTGGATAGCGATGACCTTGGCGTCCTGCGAGAAGACGTATTTCGTCCACCAGCTGTGCGGATGATAGAGTTCCATCTCCGCGACTTCGGCCGGCGGTATAGGACCGACCGAGCCAGGCGTGACATCGACCATAGGAACACCTCCTTGTTCCTGTTCGGCAGCATCCGGTTGTTCGAATGCCGTCGTCACCCAATCCGCCTGAATGCCTCCCTGATCAGTGGCCGGCGGGCTCCACTGAACTCGTCTGCTGCGGCGGCATCAGCTGCGCGAATGTCTGCTGCTGGCCGAGCCATGCCGTATAATCTTCCTCGGTGTCGACCATGACGACGCCGCGCATGAAGGGATGTCCCTGGCCGCAAAGCTCGGCGCAGAGCACCTCGAAGGTTCCGGTGCGGGTCGGCGTGAACCAGAAATAGGTGACGGAGCCGGGGATCATGTCCATCTTGGCTCGGAACTCCGGCACGTAGAAATCGTGCAGCACGTCGATCGAGCGCAGGAGCATCTTCACCGGCTTGCCGATGGGCAGGTGCAGGTCGGCGGCCTGCACGATCACGTCGTCCTGGCCGTTGGGATCGTCGGTCTTCAGGCCGAGCGGGTTATCGGTGGTGACAAGGCTCGTCTCGGCGAGGCCGAGCTTGCCGTCCTTGCCGGGGAGCCGGAAACTCCATTGCCATTGCTGGCCGAGCACTTCCACTTCGGTGGCGTCTGCCGGCACGGTGACGAAGCGGTGCCAGACGAACAGGCCTGGAACCAGCATGGCGGCGACGCCGAAGCCGGTGACGACTGTGAGCCACCATTCGAGGCGTTTGTTCTCGGGCTCGTAATGCGCCTTCTGTCCTTCCTTGTGGCGGAAGCGGTAGACGCAATAGGCCATGAATAGGACGACGGCGGCGAAGACCACGCCGGTGATCCAGAAGGTGATGATGATGGTGTTGTCGATATAGTTCCAGTTTGAAGCGATGGGCGTCCACCACCATGGGCTCACGAGGTGAAACACCACCGAACCTACGACAACAAGAACGAGTACAAGCACTACGGCCATGCCTCAGTCCTCCCGGTGCCTCGATGAGTGCAATAGGACTCAGAAGCACCGAGGTCATCATAACTTGATTTCTGGTTGTAATTCTAGGGTGTGCTGAAATTCACGCCATGACGGCCTGCAAATGGCGTTTTTCTGCGCTTTCCCAGAACCCGCTGCGCGTCCTGCTGACTGTCATGGTGATGTGATCCGAGGCGGTTAACGTCTCTTTCCGATGCAACCGCCGGCTATGGAAATCTTGTGTTGCAATTTGTGCGATTGTCGGGCGGGACGGTTTTTGGTAAGCGCTTTGTAGGACTCCAGGACTGCCCCCGCCTGGTGACACGGCCATTGGCAGAACAAGATCTATCTTGTTCCGGAGGAGGCAGAACATGTCGATCAATCTTCAGAAGCACGCGAGATCGCTGGCAGCTTGGCTGAGCCAGGCCGACATCGGCTGATGTCGGGACGGCCGTGCCTGCCGGCCTTTCCGGCCCAGGACAATCATCGTTTCGTGGCGAGGATGCGGAGACAATTTTCATGCTGAAATTTTCGTTGGGCTGTTGCGTAGGCCTTGCAGCATCTCTTCTCGTCGGCACCGCTGCATGGGCCGAGGATGCAGCCCCGCGCCTGACGATCGAGGCCCGGCTTTTCGGCAGCACGACGGGGCAATTGTCCGAAAATGTTCTGGGGCCGGATGGTCCCGAACTCGGCAATGTCGTGATGGGGGAGAACGCCTCCACGTCGACATTCGTCACGGTTCACATCACCGCCGAGCCGCCCCTCACGGCTGGCGCCAAGGTAAGGCTTCTCGCCGTCGAGCTCGCTGGCGAAGGCCAGACGGAAACGTCGCCATCAGGCGGCGCCTTGCTGGACAGCGCCGTCGATGTTCCACCCACGGCCGCGGGCAACAAGGACACCTATGTGGGCTTCTGGCTGGCCGATACCGGCTGCACGCCAATAGCACTCAAAGCGGAGTTGGTGGCGCCGGAAGCTCCAACGGCTTCCGCCGACGCCACGCTGGATTTCACCTGTCACGAATAATTCGACCGATCGAGGAGGTTCAAAATGCAGGCAATAGCTGGGTCCGTCGGCGAGGGCGGCACGAATACCGGTTCCGATGTGGCACTCATTCAGGTCATGCTGATGAAGGTTCAGCAGCCGGCGGGGAGAGGCCCATACCTGACCTCCTATGACGGCGCCAGCGGGGCCGGTACCATTGCCGCGATCCGGCAGTTCAAGATCGACCAGAATGTCGAGCCGCAGACGCCGGCGGCAGCGGTCCGAGGCGTGATCCAGCCCAATGATGCGGCGTGGCGGCGCCTGGTGGCGGCGGTGCCGCAGGCTTTCCAGGGCTTGAGGGTGCTGCCCGCGGGCAGGACCGTCTATCTGGAAGCGACCGCCCAGCAGCGGGACGCCAAGATAGCGAATGCCGCCACCTACACTTTCGCACCGGCATTTCGCGTGAAGGTCAACAGGCTGATCAACCGCATGCATGCCGTTCACGGCATAGCGATCGGCGTCTGCCCGCAGGGCGGCCGACGCAACTTCCAGGAACAGTATGAGCTGTTCACCAGCGGCCGCGGCGTGACCAATGCGGGTCCGGGCGAAAGCAATCATAATTTCGGCATGGCCGCCGACATCGGTTTTGCCGGCCTGCGCTGGTTGCGCAGCGATGGCACCGTAGTGGAAAACGAAGGCCACTGGCTCGGCCAGATACACCGCGCCTCGGCCGAACAGGAGCTGAAATTCTGGGATGCGTTGCGCACGGTCGGAACCAGCAACGAGGTCGGCGCCTATCGCGGCCCGGCCGGCGATCGGCCACATCTCCAGAACTGGAGCGACGCCGGCGTGTCGATGGCGCGCAGCCTTGCCGCCCACCTGACCCGCTCCGGCACCATGCATTGGGAGCGCGCCGGCCGCGTCTATCAAAGCGATCTCGGTTTTGGCGGTGCGCTTTATCCCGTCGGCACGGCAGCACAGATATGGGCGGGCAATGCGACCATCGACGCGCCCACACTGACGCGTGCGCGCGCCGCCGCCCGGCCCCGCGCGGCGGCATTGCCGGTGGCTGCCAGGCAAATGGCAGGCGCTGCGGCTCGTCCGGGCGCTGCACCAGCCGTTGCAGGACAGCCCGCTCAGGCGACGGCGGCGGATGTAGCCGCGATGCGCAGGGCGTTGCGGGCAGAATTCGAGCGGGCCGACCGCAACTGGAGCGCCTGGTTGCCCTCATAAAGACGAGCCTGTGGAACCGGGGCGCTGGATAGGCAAGCCATGCCGCCGGGGCAACGGAGTTCAGGAGGAGCGGAAATGGTGTCGATGCCGGTGACTGCCAGCCGGCAATCCACAGCCAATCGGAAGGCGGCTTAGAGTTTTCTTGCCAGGAAAAATGATTTTTCCCATGGTTGGCATGCTCAAGGCAGCGCTTCTCAATCTCCATTTCAGGAACCTCGCATAATGCTGAAAATGTTATCCGCCTCATCGCTCGCTGCCATTGCAGCTCTGATAAGCGCGACGCCGCAGGCCAAGGCGGAAACGATGACGCCGAAGGTTCTGGTCATCACCATGTTCGGCGGCGAAACGAAGCCGTGGCTGGAGGGAGAGAAGCTCGACCGGAAAATAGCGGTCCCGGGCTTTTCCAAGGAGTATCCAGACGTTGCCTGCGACGACAAAGGCCTTTGCGTGATGACCACGGCCATGGGCTATGCCAATGCCGCAAGTTCGGTGTCGGCGCTGGTCTATAGTAACCTTTTCGATCTCAAGCAGAGTTACATCCTGATAGCCGGCATCGCTGGCGTCGACCCGGACGAAGGCACGCTGGGCTCGGCCCACTGGGCACGCTACGCCATCGACGGCGGGCTTCGCCACGACATCGACCCGCGGCAGATCGCGGCGGATTGGCCTAGTGGCATCGTCGCGCTGGGCGCGAGCAAGCCGGGCGAAAAGCCGAAATGGGCGGCCGGCACCGAAGTCTATCAGCTCGATGAGGCATTGCTGCAGAAAGCTTTCGCACTGAGCAAGGACGTTGAACTGGCCGACAACGACGATGCGAAAGCCTACAGGGCGTCCTATCCATCGGCACCGGGCAATGCGGCTCCGGCCGTCAGCATTTGCGACACAGTGTCGATCGAC
Protein-coding regions in this window:
- a CDS encoding heme-copper oxidase subunit III family protein, with the protein product MAETTVTQINPTAQRPEGWQGIAADWASDQRAFKNVSWGKAMMWIFLLSDTFIFGCFLLSYMTARISTRVPWPNPSEVFALNIGGTEVPLILIAIMTFVLISSSGTMAMAVNFGYRHDRRKTAILMLLTAALGATFVGMQAFEWTKLITEGVRPWGNPWGAAQFGSCFFMITGFHGTHVTIGVIFLIITARKVWRGDYDTARKGFFTSRKGNYESVEIMGLYWHFVDLVWVFIFAFFYLW
- the ctaD gene encoding cytochrome c oxidase subunit I → MVDVTPGSVGPIPPAEVAEMELYHPHSWWTKYVFSQDAKVIAIQYSCTALAIGLVALVLSWLMRLQLGFPGTFDFITPEAYYQFITMHGMIMVIYLLTALFLGGFGNYLIPLMVGARDMVFPYVNMLSYWIYLLAVLLLVAGFFAPGGPTGAGWTLYPPQAIMAGTPGGEDWGIIVMLSSLILFIIGFTMGGLNYVVTVLQGRTRGMTLMRMPLTVWGIFTATVMALLAFPALFVACVMMLLDRVLGTSFFMPAIVEMGEQLQHSGGSPILFQHLFWFFGHPEVYIVALPAFGIVSDLISTHARKNIFGYRMMVWAIVGIGALSFVVWAHHMYVSGMHPYFGFFFATTTLIIAIPTAIKVYNWVLTLWRGDIHLTIPMLFALGFIVTFVNGGLTGLFLGNVVVDVPLSDTMFVVAHFHMVMGVAPIMVIFGAIYHWYPKVTGRMLNHAMGMFHFWVTFVGAYLIFFPMHYLGLMGVPRRYNELSDMGLIGESAHHLNAFISIMAFIVGFAQLVFLFNLIWSIRNGKEAGGNPWRATTLEWQTAHTPPTHGNFGKELPIVYRWAYDYSVPGAPQDFIPQNEPGSFGPSREPA
- a CDS encoding NCS2 family permease; this encodes MLERLFNLKENGTSVRTEVIAGITTFLTMSYIIFVNPEILSSTGMDRNAVFVATCLAAALGTLVMAFVAKWPIGMAPGMGLNAFFAFTVVGAMGFSWQQALGAVFISGVIFLILTVSGIRGWLIAGIPQSMRSAIAAGIGLFLAIIALKNSGIVAASDATFVTLGDITQTGPLLAILGFFIIAALDALKVRGAILIGILVVTVLSMLLGVSQFNGVVSAPPSLLPTFLQLDIPGALHSGLVHVILVFVLVEVFDATGTLIGVAKRAGLIQEGKPNRLGKALLADSTAIVAGSLLGTSSTTAYVESASGVQAGGRTGLTALVIALLFLAALFFSPLAGSVPAYATAPALLYVAGLMMRELVEIKWEDVTEAAPAALTALMMPFTYSIANGLAFGFISYAVLKTLTGRPGEVHPATWIVAALFVIRFAFFVG
- a CDS encoding cytochrome c oxidase subunit 3, which codes for MSVILVFLAVIVGISGWWLSHQRLMSKPWLEQGSAGAFPGTESGSMPPAKVGLGVFLAVVGALFALFTSAYFMRMGLSDWRPMPVPKLLWLNTGMLVLSSVALQCALVAARRKDIRMVRLGLITGGLTALAFLIGQLQAWRDLVADGYYLSSNPANSFFYLITGMHGLHILGGLFGLGRTTAKAWSDAPNDRQRLNLSVELCAMYWHFLLFIWLAIFVLLAGWAANFIDICRQLLS
- a CDS encoding cytochrome c oxidase subunit II; amino-acid sequence: MAVVLVLVLVVVGSVVFHLVSPWWWTPIASNWNYIDNTIIITFWITGVVFAAVVLFMAYCVYRFRHKEGQKAHYEPENKRLEWWLTVVTGFGVAAMLVPGLFVWHRFVTVPADATEVEVLGQQWQWSFRLPGKDGKLGLAETSLVTTDNPLGLKTDDPNGQDDVIVQAADLHLPIGKPVKMLLRSIDVLHDFYVPEFRAKMDMIPGSVTYFWFTPTRTGTFEVLCAELCGQGHPFMRGVVMVDTEEDYTAWLGQQQTFAQLMPPQQTSSVEPAGH
- a CDS encoding cytochrome C oxidase subunit IV family protein is translated as MAEATAHGQGQHGLHAVHTHDGAAVPADAHQEHPIKLYLVVWAWLFILSACSYMVDYFGVHGYLRWTLILIFMMLKAGLIVAVFMHMAWERLALAYAIILPPVLVLVFTLMMVFEADYTLFTRLVYFGNGP
- a CDS encoding purine nucleoside permease, producing MLKMLSASSLAAIAALISATPQAKAETMTPKVLVITMFGGETKPWLEGEKLDRKIAVPGFSKEYPDVACDDKGLCVMTTAMGYANAASSVSALVYSNLFDLKQSYILIAGIAGVDPDEGTLGSAHWARYAIDGGLRHDIDPRQIAADWPSGIVALGASKPGEKPKWAAGTEVYQLDEALLQKAFALSKDVELADNDDAKAYRASYPSAPGNAAPAVSICDTVSIDTYWHGSKIAEGMGAWSTMMTDGKANYCTTQMEDNASLTALRRAADAGLLNFDRIALLRTASNFDREAPNQTPAQSLSAKSGGFGPATANAYRVGAKVAHSIIEDWDGWEKGVPNQ